A stretch of Lactuca sativa cultivar Salinas chromosome 6, Lsat_Salinas_v11, whole genome shotgun sequence DNA encodes these proteins:
- the LOC111903840 gene encoding protein ALP1-like, producing the protein MDPFDSSDDSDDDIFFRMMYHYYTTDLLQPDPAPLLTRRVMLNRNREEGHEHLYRDYFADNCVYGAKDFKRRFRLSRDVFLRIANALESRYEFFQLRYDARGRRGFTTLQKCAAAIRFMAMGESPDTMDDYMRMSERTARESLYTLSRGVVETFGDVYLRKPSLHDLQELYAAHEERHGFPGMIGSIDCTHWKWKNCLVAWKGQYTSGHHGSPSLVLEAVASQDLWIWHAFFGVASSNNDVNVLDQSPIFDDLLNGKAPDAPFTVNGNECKYGYYLTDGIYPQYSTFMKAFRHPVEERDKFFKRRQEGARKDVEHAFGVLKAKWHIVEHAARPLDLETLRYIMYACIIMHNIVVEDKGRNIAHYIPTEPRHVQFQPGTTDYLHRVVDIQDANKHRQLREDLADYIFDGNNNDNE; encoded by the exons atggatcCTTTCGACTCGTCCGATGATTCAGATGACGATATTTTCTTTAGGATGATGTATCATTATTACACTACCGACCTGCTACAACCAGACCCAGCCCCACTACTAACAAGACGTGTGATGTTAAACAGAAATCGTGAGGAAGGACACGAACATCTATATCGCGATTACTTTGCGGATAATTGTGTATACGGGGCGAAGGACTTCAAAAGAAGATTTCGTTTGAGTAGGGATGTGTTCTTACGAATCGCCAACGCCTTGGAAAGCCG GTACGAATTTTTTCAATTAAGATATGATGCTAGAGGTAGACGGGGGTTTACAACGTTGCAGAAATGTGCTGCGGCCATTCGTTTCATGGCTATGGGGGAGTCACCCGACACCATGGACGACTATATGAGAATGTCCgaaagaaccgcaagagagagtttGTATACATTGTCAAGGGGTGTTGTTGAAACTTTTGGAGACGTGTATTTGCGGAAACCTTCGTTGCATGATTTGCAAGAATTGTATGCGGCGCATGAAGAACGTCATGGGTTTCCCGGAATGATCGGAAGCATTGATTGCACACACTGGAAATGGAAAAATTGTCTGGTAGCATGGAAAGGGCAATACACAAGTGGTCATCACGGATCACCTTCATTGGTGTTAGAGGCTGTCGCTTCtcaagatttatggatttggcATGCATTTTTTGGGGTTGCGAGTTCCAACAACGACGTCAACGTTCTTGATCAGTCGCCAATATTCGACGATCTTTTGAATGGAAAAGCCCCGGATGCTCCTTTCACGGTGAATGGAAACGAATGCAAATATGGGTATTACCTTACAGATGGAATATATCCTCAGTATTCCACATTCATGAAGGCATTCCGCCACCCGGTTGAAGAACGAGACAAATTTTTTAAAAGAAGACAAGAAGGAGCACGTAAGGATGTGGAACATGCTTTTGGAGTGTTGAAGGCGAAGTGGCATATAGTCGAACATGCAGCACGACCATTGGATTTAGAAACTTTACGATatatcatgtatgcatgtatcataatgcataacattGTAGTAGAAGATAAAGGGAGAAATATTGCACACTATATCCCAACAGAGCCCAGACACGTTCAGTTTCAACCAGGAACAACAGATTATTTGCATCGCGTTGTTGACATTCAGGACGCAAATAAACACAGACAACTTCGAGAGGATTTGGCGGATTATATCTTCGATGGTAACAATAACGATAACGAATAg